One genomic segment of Erysipelotrichaceae bacterium 66202529 includes these proteins:
- a CDS encoding peptidase S58 family protein: protein MKEIKITDIKGIQVGQAENAEAGTGCTVILCKEGAVAGVDVRGGGPATRETDLLHPINMVQKIHAVMLSGGSAYGLDAASGAMQYLEEHDAGFDMQVAKVPIVCGASLFDLSVGNAHIRPDKEMGYAACVDAENDTVLEGNHGAGTGASVGKLLGFERAMKSGIGTCGIQVGDLQVAAIVAVNACGNVVDYETNELLAGVYDANSNTMLKAEDVLFQQMDAMRKLPEGNTTIGCIVTNAKLDKAQCTKIAGIAHNGYARAIHPVHTMSDGDSIFVLSSGEVEVMADAVGMLATEMMAKAIKRAVLHAQSAYGLPAHQDIV from the coding sequence ATGAAAGAAATAAAAATTACAGATATCAAGGGGATTCAGGTTGGACAGGCTGAAAATGCGGAGGCAGGAACCGGATGCACCGTGATTTTATGCAAGGAGGGGGCAGTTGCCGGCGTGGATGTGCGTGGCGGCGGCCCTGCGACAAGAGAAACAGATCTGCTTCATCCTATCAATATGGTTCAAAAAATACATGCAGTTATGCTTAGCGGAGGCAGTGCCTATGGGTTGGATGCAGCCAGCGGTGCTATGCAGTATCTCGAGGAGCACGATGCAGGCTTTGATATGCAGGTAGCGAAGGTTCCCATTGTCTGCGGTGCAAGCCTGTTTGATTTATCTGTTGGAAATGCACACATACGGCCGGATAAGGAAATGGGATATGCGGCATGTGTGGATGCGGAAAATGATACGGTTTTGGAAGGCAATCATGGTGCTGGAACAGGAGCGAGTGTTGGTAAGCTGCTTGGCTTTGAACGGGCGATGAAAAGTGGTATCGGAACCTGCGGCATCCAGGTTGGCGATTTACAGGTTGCTGCAATCGTTGCCGTGAATGCATGCGGAAATGTTGTGGATTATGAGACAAATGAACTGCTTGCCGGTGTTTATGATGCGAATAGTAACACCATGTTAAAGGCAGAGGATGTATTATTTCAACAAATGGATGCCATGCGTAAGCTGCCGGAGGGAAATACGACAATCGGATGCATCGTTACCAACGCAAAGCTGGATAAGGCGCAGTGTACAAAAATCGCAGGAATAGCACACAACGGCTATGCAAGAGCCATTCATCCTGTACATACCATGAGTGATGGAGATTCTATTTTTGTATTGAGCAGCGGAGAGGTTGAAGTTATGGCAGATGCTGTCGGTATGCTGGCAACGGAAATGATGGCAAAAGCTATCAAACGCGCTGTTCTGCATGCGCAGAGTGCTTACGGACTACCTGCCCATCAGGATATTGTATGA
- a CDS encoding cell adhesion protein: MRKLVKVLASAALLAVCITPTTLFAAETETAKTVEKVSNAVAEINGKEYATLAEAIQEVENDQTIKILDNMDLTGNIDVHDKAFILELNGKNITQVLNETIKNTAAPLRLYNSKLTVNDSVGTGSIFGHQCAVGVFINSKLILNNGTLKGSWYGISGNGLNQNGTEITINGGNVLNNDPDGTGAAIYHPQTGTITINGGIIRGDLGIQLCAGNLSVVSISGGVIEGTGEDERSSKTSDGAVPDGAAVSVVNRAGYSSVPSVTITGGVFKSTHSEGLLAYTWSKDTASEWLEAKDHVKVSGGTFDSDPSAFVEDNYRAFASDGNYTVAPLASKVTLSNTELTVEEGQSKTLVASLTPTDTLETVSWSSSDEKIATVKDGKVTAVAAGTATITAKTESGIKAECKVTVTKPVKVEELPSIDTSKPVEEVTVGISDEKAGEILKNVADQIVSGTKDFASTETIKAVAEAVNKGESITVSTEVKEADTNKAEIKADAEKIQKELKTLVSEDKASASVAMYLDINVLIKTDTQVLGNVTKLPQEVTFMIAIPEKLQAEGREFKVMRVHNGEVTMLDTTMNKDGSALTFDTNLFSTYALVYVDKKAEEPTPTPDPKPEPTPNPDPTPNPQPTPELETTVYNVVFVDMNGAVLKVEKVNANGAATAPVAPAVEGYRFVKWDTDFSKVTKDLLVKPVYEKVTATEKPTATPEKPSSDKNTPDTGDTTSAGLFTAFALLGLVSMGIIAVQRKRKQLMK; this comes from the coding sequence ATGAGAAAATTAGTAAAAGTACTTGCATCAGCTGCATTGTTAGCTGTATGCATAACACCAACCACGTTGTTTGCTGCTGAGACTGAAACAGCTAAGACAGTGGAAAAAGTCTCCAACGCTGTGGCTGAAATCAACGGCAAAGAATATGCGACATTGGCTGAGGCTATTCAGGAAGTAGAAAATGATCAGACAATCAAGATACTTGATAATATGGATTTAACAGGTAATATAGATGTACATGACAAAGCGTTTATATTAGAATTAAATGGTAAAAATATAACTCAGGTATTAAATGAAACTATTAAAAATACTGCTGCACCATTACGGTTATATAACTCAAAATTAACTGTAAATGATAGCGTGGGGACAGGTTCAATCTTTGGACACCAATGCGCTGTAGGTGTATTTATCAATTCAAAACTAATTCTGAATAACGGCACATTGAAGGGGTCTTGGTATGGTATTTCTGGTAACGGTTTAAATCAGAATGGAACCGAGATTACAATCAATGGCGGTAATGTTTTAAATAATGACCCTGATGGAACAGGAGCAGCTATCTATCATCCTCAAACAGGAACTATCACAATCAATGGTGGTATTATTCGTGGGGATCTCGGAATTCAGCTATGCGCAGGAAATCTTTCTGTAGTAAGCATCAGTGGTGGAGTGATTGAAGGAACAGGGGAAGATGAGCGTTCAAGTAAAACCAGTGATGGTGCAGTACCTGACGGTGCTGCTGTATCTGTTGTCAATAGAGCAGGCTACAGCTCTGTACCAAGTGTGACAATTACTGGTGGGGTTTTTAAATCTACACATAGTGAAGGACTTCTTGCATATACTTGGTCAAAAGATACAGCATCTGAATGGCTGGAAGCAAAAGATCATGTAAAGGTTTCAGGTGGTACCTTTGATTCTGATCCATCTGCTTTTGTAGAGGATAACTATAGAGCATTTGCTTCTGACGGTAATTATACCGTAGCTCCATTAGCTTCTAAGGTTACTCTTTCTAACACTGAATTAACAGTTGAAGAAGGACAGAGCAAAACACTAGTAGCTTCCTTAACCCCAACAGATACACTTGAAACAGTTTCCTGGTCATCAAGTGATGAAAAGATTGCTACCGTTAAAGACGGTAAGGTTACAGCAGTTGCTGCTGGAACTGCAACCATTACTGCAAAAACTGAAAGTGGCATTAAAGCTGAATGTAAGGTAACTGTTACAAAGCCTGTAAAAGTGGAAGAATTGCCTTCTATTGATACCTCTAAACCGGTTGAGGAAGTTACTGTTGGTATAAGTGATGAAAAAGCAGGAGAAATTTTGAAAAATGTTGCTGATCAGATTGTATCAGGCACAAAGGACTTTGCTTCTACTGAAACTATCAAAGCAGTAGCTGAAGCGGTAAACAAAGGAGAAAGCATTACCGTTTCTACAGAAGTAAAAGAAGCAGATACGAATAAAGCAGAAATCAAAGCTGATGCTGAAAAAATTCAGAAGGAATTGAAAACATTAGTATCAGAAGATAAAGCAAGCGCTTCTGTAGCAATGTATCTGGATATCAATGTATTGATTAAGACAGACACCCAGGTATTGGGTAATGTCACAAAATTGCCGCAAGAAGTAACCTTTATGATTGCTATTCCGGAAAAGCTGCAGGCAGAAGGAAGAGAATTCAAAGTTATGCGCGTACATAATGGCGAGGTTACCATGCTGGATACTACCATGAATAAGGATGGTAGTGCACTAACGTTTGATACAAATCTTTTCTCTACGTATGCATTGGTATATGTAGATAAGAAAGCAGAAGAACCAACACCAACACCGGATCCAAAACCGGAACCTACACCAAATCCTGATCCGACACCAAATCCGCAACCTACACCAGAACTAGAAACTACTGTATATAATGTAGTATTCGTGGATATGAACGGTGCAGTTTTGAAAGTCGAAAAGGTGAATGCTAACGGTGCAGCTACAGCACCTGTTGCACCAGCTGTGGAAGGCTACCGTTTTGTGAAATGGGATACGGATTTCTCAAAGGTCACAAAAGATCTGTTAGTTAAGCCGGTATATGAAAAGGTTACAGCTACGGAAAAACCTACAGCTACACCGGAAAAACCGTCTAGTGATAAGAATACACCGGATACAGGAGATACGACAAGTGCAGGACTGTTTACAGCATTTGCGTTATTAGGACTAGTTTCCATGGGAATTATTGCTGTACAGCGAAAAAGAAAACAGCTTATGAAATAA
- a CDS encoding ECF transporter S component has protein sequence MKSKKTQYMSIMAMFLAIQIILVVTPLGYLPIGPISATTMHIPVIIAGIALGKKAGAQLGFVFGLTSVLNATFRPTLTSFCFSPFVTIGGIGGNWMSLLIAFIPRILLGYLAGLVYEKLCKRGVNESVGIVAGALTGAITNTVLVLGGIYIFFGSAYADAIKVAYDTLIAVLLGVVATNGIAEAVLGAVATLLVCKAIKPITRKFDRRNC, from the coding sequence ATGAAATCGAAAAAAACGCAGTACATGTCCATTATGGCCATGTTTTTGGCTATCCAGATCATCCTGGTAGTCACACCTCTGGGCTATCTTCCCATTGGTCCAATCAGTGCAACGACAATGCATATTCCGGTTATCATTGCAGGAATTGCTTTAGGAAAGAAGGCGGGTGCTCAGCTTGGCTTTGTATTTGGTTTAACAAGTGTGCTGAATGCGACCTTTCGTCCAACACTGACTTCCTTTTGCTTTTCCCCGTTTGTAACCATTGGCGGTATCGGGGGAAACTGGATGAGCCTGCTGATTGCATTTATTCCGCGTATACTGCTTGGCTACCTGGCAGGTCTGGTTTATGAAAAGCTATGCAAACGGGGTGTAAATGAATCTGTTGGAATTGTTGCAGGAGCATTAACAGGTGCGATTACGAACACTGTGCTGGTGTTAGGTGGTATTTATATATTCTTTGGCTCTGCGTATGCGGATGCCATAAAGGTGGCTTATGATACTCTGATAGCCGTGTTATTAGGGGTTGTGGCGACCAATGGAATTGCAGAGGCTGTTTTGGGGGCTGTTGCGACATTGCTTGTATGCAAGGCGATTAAGCCGATTACAAGAAAATTTGACAGAAGAAACTGCTAG
- a CDS encoding GNAT family N-acetyltransferase, which translates to MNANDISIITLQEQPHLLHTAATWFHEKWGIPLSVYEESMQASIDSTSLLPRWYMLVDTCGAVIAGAGLIANDFHECTELTPNICALYVEATWRGKGLAKRLLDYIRKDAGSYDISRLYLITSHTRFYEACGWEFFSMIKENDGTVTRMYTASTL; encoded by the coding sequence ATGAATGCAAACGATATTTCTATTATCACTCTGCAGGAGCAGCCACACCTTCTGCATACAGCCGCAACTTGGTTTCATGAAAAATGGGGCATCCCTTTATCTGTCTATGAGGAAAGCATGCAGGCATCTATTGACAGCACCTCTTTACTACCGCGCTGGTACATGCTTGTGGATACTTGCGGAGCGGTGATTGCAGGTGCTGGTTTGATCGCCAACGATTTTCATGAGTGTACGGAATTGACGCCTAATATCTGTGCGTTGTATGTGGAAGCCACCTGGCGGGGAAAGGGGCTGGCAAAAAGGCTGCTGGATTATATCCGAAAGGATGCCGGCTCCTATGATATTTCGCGACTTTATTTAATTACCAGTCATACCCGGTTTTATGAAGCCTGCGGATGGGAGTTTTTTTCAATGATTAAAGAAAATGACGGCACAGTAACGCGTATGTACACCGCCTCTACTCTGTAA
- a CDS encoding Rpn family recombination-promoting nuclease/putative transposase — MTRKQPEDVLNYRNDLFFKYTLSREDEGSIFARNTIIERVTGIRVKESTVMNPNLDPKTIGKKKIILDVHVKDENGQLFCIEMQTTFTETELKRFEFYGARALNDQLNSGEKYELLKPVHQIIFIDEYPWNNQNLMNHYQMRTEKGEVENKKALIKRSYIHLPVINELVRKQGILKLNDFEQLCFLFENNENDAILKTKERLVKVFIPTGHQVEKYKEMQKNEKLWSTAMAIQMGEARYRNGLNDSYKEGLEKGREEGIKEGKEAGERLILNQLIENIYHEDATTWLQSLTIEQLNSISRMILSCDTFDELKKYVYNSL; from the coding sequence ATGACTAGAAAACAACCAGAAGATGTATTGAATTACCGCAATGATTTGTTCTTCAAGTACACCCTCTCTCGTGAGGATGAAGGCTCCATCTTTGCTCGCAACACCATTATTGAACGTGTGACCGGGATACGGGTTAAAGAAAGTACGGTTATGAATCCTAATCTGGACCCCAAGACCATCGGAAAGAAAAAGATTATTTTGGATGTCCACGTAAAGGATGAAAACGGCCAGCTGTTTTGTATCGAAATGCAGACAACGTTTACTGAAACAGAATTGAAGCGCTTTGAGTTTTATGGGGCAAGAGCGCTGAATGATCAGTTAAACAGCGGGGAGAAGTATGAGCTATTGAAGCCTGTACATCAGATAATTTTCATTGATGAATATCCATGGAATAATCAAAACCTGATGAATCACTACCAGATGCGTACCGAAAAGGGAGAGGTGGAGAATAAAAAGGCACTGATAAAACGCAGCTACATACATCTGCCGGTAATCAATGAACTGGTAAGAAAGCAGGGAATTTTGAAGTTGAATGACTTTGAGCAGTTGTGTTTCTTATTTGAAAATAATGAAAATGATGCTATACTAAAAACGAAGGAAAGGCTGGTGAAAGTGTTTATACCCACAGGGCACCAAGTGGAAAAGTACAAGGAAATGCAGAAAAATGAAAAGCTATGGTCAACGGCAATGGCAATTCAGATGGGAGAAGCACGCTATCGCAATGGTCTGAATGACAGCTATAAAGAGGGACTTGAGAAAGGCAGAGAAGAAGGAATAAAGGAAGGGAAAGAAGCAGGGGAGCGACTTATCCTGAACCAGCTGATTGAAAACATATATCATGAAGATGCCACGACATGGCTACAATCACTTACCATCGAACAGCTTAACAGTATCTCTCGTATGATTTTAAGCTGTGATACTTTTGATGAGTTAAAGAAATACGTTTATAACAGCCTTTAA